TCCAGGAGACCGGCGTCGAGGGCTGAGCCCGGCTTCTCCCGCGAAGGTGCCCCGCCACGGACAGTGGCGGGGCACCTTCCGTCTGTCCGGATGTGGCAGGGTCGCCCCATGAGACTGGAGGACGTGCGGCTCCGCTACCGCCGGGGCGGCCCCTGGGTCCTGCGCGGCGTCACCGCCCGGCTCGACCCGGGCGAGGTGGCGGTGGTGCTCGGCCGCAACGGCGCGGGCAAGTCGACCCTGCTGCAACTCTGCGCGGGGGTGTTGCGGCCGGTCCGGGGCCGGGTGGTCGACCGCCCCCGGCACGTGGGTTGGGTGCCCGAGCGGTTCCCCGCCGACCAGCCCTTCACGGTCTCCCGCTACCTGGTCGGCATGGGCCGGGTCGCCGGCCTGGGCCGGGCCGACGCCGACCGGGCCGCCGACCGGTGGACCGACCGGCTGGGGCTGGCCGCGTTCCGCGGGGTCCGCCTGCCCGACCTGTCCAAGGGCACCGCGCAGAAGGTCGGCCTGGCCCAGGCGATGCTGCGCACCCCGGGCCTGCTGGTCCTCGACGAGCCCTGGGAGGGGCTGGACGCCGCCGCCCGGGGCCTGGTCCCGGAGCTGGTCGACGAGGTGCTGGCCGGCGGGGGAGCGGTGCTGGTCAGCGACCACCGGGGCGAGACGGTCCGGCTCCCCGACGCCCGGCACTGGGCGCTGGCCGACGGCGTGGTCACCGAGGAGCCGACCACCGCAGCGCCGTCCGTCGCGGTGGTCGAGGTCGCGGTGCCGGCCGCGCGGCTGGCCGGCACCGTCGCCCGGTTGCGCGCCGACGGCCACCACGTCCTGCGGGTACGCGAACCCGCCGCCCCGCCCCCGCGGGCGGCTGCGCCGCCGGTCCCCGCCCCGCCCTCGCGCGCGGCTGCGCTGCCGGTCCCCGTCCCCCCGTCGCCTCCGCAGGATCCGCTGCCGCCCGCCGCCCAGACGGGTGGTGACCCGGTACGGGACGACCGGCCGGGTGGTGATCCGGTGCGGGACGGTCGGCCGGGTGGTGACCCGGTGCGGGACAGCGGGCCGGGTGGTGGCCCGGTGCGGGACGGTCGGCCGGGGGAGGTGGCCCGGTGAGCGCGCTGGTCCGGATGCGGTTGGCCGGCTTCCTGCGTACCGGACGGGCGCTCGCGCCGCTGCTGGCCGGCCTGCTCGTCCTCGGCATCCTGTACGGCGGCGGCCGGGCCCGGCCTGCGGAGGGGTACGGCGTCTGCGCCGTGGTGCTCTTTCCGGTGCTGGCCTGGCAGACCAAGATCCTGCTGGACGTCGAGCCGGACGTGCAGCGCCGGATGGCCCAGGTCCTCCTCGGCCCGGCCCGGGAGCGGGCTGCCGGGCTGCTCGCGGCGGTGGTCGCCGGGGCGGGCACGGTGCTTGTGGCATTGGTCTTCCCATGGCTGGTCGGCGGGATGGCCGTGCCGGGTCCGGACGACCTGCCGCTGTCTGTCGCGCTCACCCTCGGGCTCTGGGCGCACCTGCTTGCTCTGCTGCCCGCCACAGCGGTGGGCGCACTCGCCAGCCGCGCCCTGACCCGCAGCGCAGGGTACGG
Above is a window of Micromonospora rifamycinica DNA encoding:
- a CDS encoding ABC transporter ATP-binding protein is translated as MRLEDVRLRYRRGGPWVLRGVTARLDPGEVAVVLGRNGAGKSTLLQLCAGVLRPVRGRVVDRPRHVGWVPERFPADQPFTVSRYLVGMGRVAGLGRADADRAADRWTDRLGLAAFRGVRLPDLSKGTAQKVGLAQAMLRTPGLLVLDEPWEGLDAAARGLVPELVDEVLAGGGAVLVSDHRGETVRLPDARHWALADGVVTEEPTTAAPSVAVVEVAVPAARLAGTVARLRADGHHVLRVREPAAPPPRAAAPPVPAPPSRAAALPVPVPPSPPQDPLPPAAQTGGDPVRDDRPGGDPVRDGRPGGDPVRDSGPGGGPVRDGRPGEVAR